The nucleotide sequence CAGCTCGCGGCCATGAAAACGCAAGGATCAATCGGTGAACGGGCCACCATCTACACCACGTCCCTGGAAATCTGGCGGGACAAACCGTGGTTCGGCTGGGGGCTCGAATCGTGGGAACTGCTCCATCGTCGCCGCACTCCGCTCACGGACCGCGGCGATGGCATTCCCATCTACTATCGGGAGGCGCATTCGGACTGGCTGTGCGCCCTCGCCGAAACTGGAGGCGTAGGAACACTACTTTTACTCGCGATGGGCATCGTTCCGTTATGGAGTATGAGACGCCAACTCAAAGGCTCGGCATTCTCTTTGCATCTGTTGGCCGTCAATCTGTTGATTGCGCTCTATGCATGGGTGGAATTCCCTTTGGCCAATCCGGCCGTGGTATTGACCTACTGGGTAGTCCTCTTCACTGCCGTGCGTCACGCCCGCCTTTCCGCGCACTAAAATCGTGTATTCCGTTGTCATTCTGACCCTAAACGAAGCCCAGCGCCTGCCGGGCTGTCTGGCTTCGGTGGCGATGTGCGACGACGTCGTGGTGCTCGATTCCGGCTCGACCGACAATACCCTCGAAGTGGCCAAAGCGGCGGGAGCGCGGATATTTTCCAATCCGTTTCAAAATTTTGCCCAACAACGCAACCACGCGCACGACCGCATCCCTTTTCGACATCCCTGGTTGTTGCATCTGGATGCCGATGAACGAATGACGGCCGAACTTCACGCCGAATGCATGGCGTGGTGCCCCGCGCCGGGAGTTGTCGGCGCGTGGATTGCGCCCAAAATGTTATGGCGAGAACGTTGGATTCGCCGCTGCACCGATTTCCCGGCCTGGCAGGCTCGATTCGTAAATCCAGAGTCCTTTCGGTTCATCGAAGTGGGCCACGGCCAGCGCGAGGCACCCGGCACAAAATTGGCGTATTTCCAAAACAACTACTTGCACGATTTATCCTCCGAGGGGGTTGACGGGTGGTTGGAAAAGCATCGGCGCTATGCGCGGGTCGAAGCCAAAGAACAATTCCAAGCGACTCCCCTACCATGGTCGGACCTGGTCGCATCCGATCGGTTGGTCCGAAGACGCGCTTTGAAGCAACTCAGCTACCGGTTGCCTCTGCGCTCACTAGCCCGGTTCGTATATCAATACATCCTTCGCCAAGGATTTCGGGACGGTCGGGCGGGATGGGAATATTGTCGCTTGATCGCACGCTACGAAGGTTTTGCCCAAAACGAATTACGAGCTCTGCGCCGGAGTCGCCGCTCCCCACAATCATGACGACGAATAAGATCATATTCGTTAATCGGGTTTTTTGGCCTGCCGAGGACGCCACCGCGCAATTGCTGTATGACCTCGCCACTGGCCTGGCGGCAACGGGATCGACAGTGGAAATCGTCACTGCCAGTGATGGGGCTGAATCCCTCTCCCCGGCATCGGGCGCTGCGATCAAAATTCACCGCCTTGATCAAAATCGCATGCGAACCGTGGGCCTCTTGGCCAAGGCGATGGGTTATCTCAGGTTTGCTCTCCGAGCGCGTGAAGCGATCAAACGCATCGTGCGACCCGGAGACCGTGTCGTCGCGATGACCGATCCCCCGCTCCTGGGGCCATGGTTAGGCCAACTTGCGCGAGATCGAGGCGCGCATATGTGGCACTGGTCACAAGACCTCTATCCCGAGGTCGCCCTGGCCATCGCCCCCTTCGGAGTATTCACGAAAATACTCGGAAACGTAAAAGGTTGGAGAGATCGTGAATGGCGAGCGGCCACGGGAGTCGTGGCGATTGGCGATGACATGGCTACGAAAATCCGTGCCCGCCAAGTTTCCCCGGACAAAATCCAAATTTCCGGCAACTGGTGTCCCGCCGGACTTAATTTCGCGGATGCTGTTAGCCAGCGCGAAGCCTGGAACGTTTCCTCCGATGACTTCGTGGTCGCCTATTCGGGAAATCTGGGCAGAGCCCATACCTTGGCTCCTCTGGTCGAATTGGCAGCACGTTTTAGTGAGGAAAGCGCAGTGAAATTTCTGGTGATCGGCCAAGGCCCCCAGAAAAGCAGGTTGGAGCAACGAGCCGAGGAATTGAAAGCGGTCAACTGCCGATTCCTCCCTCCGGCTCCACGGAGTGATCTCGGTCGCAACCTCGCCGCCGCCGACTTGCATGTCATCACCATGCGGGCGGACTGCGTCGGCGTGGTTTGGCCCAGTAAATTCTACGGGATCGTCGCGGCGGGCCGTCCGATTCTATTTATCGGTCCCGCCGACGCGGAAATCGCGCAAATCATCACCCGCGAAGGGTTGGGTATAGCCGTGGCCGAGAATGATTTCGCGACCGCGGAAGATTTTATCGTATCACTGCGTGGCGATCCCAACCGTCAAACGATGCTCAGACGGCGGTTGAACGCATTCCATCGCGACCTTCCCGGTCTGGCCGGTGCCGTCGCGTCTTGGCAACGCTGGCTGACCAGCCCAGTTTCGTCGTAATCTTCTCAACGCCACCCAAACAGTGAGTCTCCCCTCCATCCGCTCTCGCCGTCTGCCCATTCTGCTACTGTTGGGATTGGACACTCTGGTGTTTGTCGCCGTCTTCAATTTGAGCGGCTGGCTGCGTGGCATCGTCGGACCGGAACGCTGGATCATTGAGCCGTTGCTGGTTCCGCTCCTGTTCACGATTACGACCCTTTACTTAATCGACGGGTATCGGACGCGCACGGAGATGATGAGCGCCGACTACACCTCGCAACACTGTTTGGCATGCTTGATGGCCATGCTTGCCACCCTGTTGGTGACCTTTGTCGCGTTTCCCGCCAATTACCCGCTGCAGGGATCGCGAAGTGTTATCGCCATTACGTTCCTGGTCATCTCCGGGCTCACACTCACCTACCGTAGATCGCTTCACCGTTGGCTGCATCTCGATCGAGGTGATCGCAGCGTTTTGTTCATCGGAAATTCAGCCGCTTGTAAGGAATTTCGCGAAGTGTGTGCCAGTAACGGCATGGCGGAAAAAATCGTGTGCGCTGTGATGGAAGAACAAGCACCGACGAAGCCGATCGAGCACAGTGATTCTCTGATGCGCGACTACGCGTCAGTGCTCACCGATATTCGATCCGGCAAGCTCCGCACCGAGGCGATTGTGTTGAAAGAGTCGGCGTTTCATATGCCGTTGGATTTAGCCAACCAACTCACCGAGCTCTACTTCCGCGGCGTCCCCACTTACACGCTGGAGCTGTTTTATGAATCCTACTGGCGAAAGATCCCCCTCTATCGCATCAATCATATTTGGCTTTTTCAGGAGGGTTTCGAAATGGCCCGCAGTCCCATCTTTGGCCGTATGAAACGACTCTTCGATGTCATCGCGGCGACCACCGGTTTGATCATAGCGAGTCCTGTTCTGTTGGCGGCCGCACTCGCGATCAAATTGCAGGACGGAAGCGCGGTCCTGTTTCGGCAGTCACGAGTCGGGCTGCATCGGCAATCTTTTAAGATAATCAAGCTCCGCTCGATGACCGACAAACCCGTCCTGAGCGGAGACAATCGTTACACTCAAAACGACGATCCTCGTATCACGCGCATCGGTGGGTTCCTCCGTAAAACCCGCTTGGATGAAGTCCCCCAGTTGTGGAACGTTTTGAAAGGAGACATGAGCCTGATCGGACCACGGGCTGAGTGGGATGAACTGGTGAAAGACTACGATGAAACCATTCCCTGTTATCACTTCAGGCACTTGGTTAAACCGGGCATCACCGGCTGGGCTCAGATCAATTATCCTTACGGGGCAAACATCGACGACACCTTGAGAAAACTGGAATACGATCTCTACTACATTCGTCATTTCTCGTTCGTGATGGATGCCGCCATCGTGTTGCGAACCATCCACATCATGCTTTTCGGTAAGGGGAAGTAGCCAACTTTCCCAAACGCGGGATACGTTTTCCGTCTCATGTCAGCTCAGTCAGATTTTATGAAAACTTTTGATTTTATTGCCATCGGCGGTGGCTCCGCCGGATTTAATGCCGCGAGAGTTGCGGCGGACCTGGGTAAGAAAGTCGCGGTCGTCGACGGTGCCAAAACCTTGGGCGGTCTGTGTATTCTCAAAGGGTGCATGCCTTCGAAAACCCTGCTCTATGCGACCGACGTGCTTCATCTCGCCCAGCACGGACGTGATTTCGGCCTCAAAATCCCTTCAGCGCGCGTCGACATGAAGCGACTCCATGCGAGGAAACGAGCAATCATTGGCGAGTTTGCGGACTATCGGCAGCAAGCGATGACCTCCGGGAAATACTCAATCTTTCGTGAATCCGCTCGGTTCTTGGACGCCGACACTGTGGAATTGGCCGACGGCACGAAGCTCCGAGGCAAACGCTTCATCATTGGCACCGGTTCTCGGGTCGCGGTCCCTCCCATTCCCGGGCTCTCCGATGTCGACGCTTGGACCAGCGACGACGTGCTCGATCTCGATCATGTGCCCGAGAGTGTAATCGTGCTAGGGGGAGGTATCGTAGCCTGTGAACTGGGTCAGTTTTTGCGCCGCATCGGGTCACGCGTGGTGCTCATTCAACGGAGCCCGAACATTCTTAAAGATCACTCGCCAGCGGCCTCCGAAGTCGTGCAGCAGGCGTTTCGCGACGACGGCATCGATCTGCACACCGATACCAAAATCGAATCCATCTCTCGTTCCGCCCGTGGGATCTCGGTGCGTTTTCGCAGTTCGGGTCGAATCGTCACACGCCACGCCAAGCATCTGTTCAATGCGCTCGGTCGTTCACCCAACACCGATGGACTCGATTTGGAGAAAGCTGGCGTAAAACTCAGCGACGATGGACGCATCAAAACCAATCGCTGGCAGCAAACCTCCCAATCTCACATCTATGCGGGTGGCGATGTTTGCGGTCCCCACGACATCGTGCATCTGGCGGTGGCCCAGGGTGAGCTCGCCGCCCGCCATGCGTTCGGCGTCAAAGCGCTCAAGCCCATCGACCCCGCGTTGCTGCTGAACGTGGTATTTACGGATCCTCCCCTGGCGTCGATCGGCATCCAGGAAAGTGAATTACAGGAAAACAACGTGCCCTACGCCGTCGCAACCTACCCTTTCGATGACCACGGCAAGTCCATCCTCATGAACGCCACCCGAGGCTACGTGAAGGTCATCGCCGATCGCAAACGCGGGCGCGTATTGGGAGCGGAAATTGCCGGCTCTCAAGCCGGTGAACTCATCCACTGCTTCAGCACGCCGTTGGCCATGAAGGCCACCGTGCACGATATGCTCAAAGCGCCATGGTATCACCCGACCTTGGCCGAAATTCTAACCTACCCGTTAGAAGACATCGCTGAGCAAATCACGGCACAATGAAACAACTAATCATTTCCTTTCTAGATGTCTTTCTGGCCATCACCCACTTGGAATATTTACCGGTTCGAGTGCGCTCGGGTATCGCCGCAGGCGCAAAATGGACACTTTATCCTTGGAGTGCCTATTGGCGAACGGGACAAGAACCAGAGATCCATCAAGCGATGGAAAACTGGGATGACCTATCCGGCAAGGTAGTGTGGGACCTCGGGGCGCATTTCGGCATTTACAGTGTGGGACTCGCTCGACGAACCGGCCCCGCCGGGCAAGTCGTAGCATTCGAACCCAACCCGTTTAGTTTCGCGCGACTGGAAAGGCATCGACGCATGAATAGCTTATCCTGGATGAAATGTATCAACGCAGCGGTTACTAGTCAGCCCGGTGAAATTGAACTTCTCAGCTACGGCACCCTCCGTAGCACTACGACGCATCTGCCTTACGAAGGTGAAACGGTAACTGCGGAAGCCGCCCCTATAAAAGTTAAAGCAGTATCACTGGACCAACTGGTGCAATCCCGCGAGATTCGCCTCCCTAATTTTATCAAAGTGGACGTCGAGGGCCATGCCCAGTCCGCTCTCGAAGGAGCTCGCATGTCGCTGGCCAAAACTCGACCTACGCTCATTTTGGCCTTCCATAGCCAAGCCGAAATTGACGGCACGATGTCCATTCTGAAGCCGCTCGATTACAGCCTCCAAATCCTATCAGAAACAAAATCAGGGGACGGTTCTCTCATAGGTAAGGACGTTTTGTTCACTCCAAACCCTCAATCCACGGTAGCCAATTGAAGGTAGACCTACTCCTTCCAACCTAATTTTCCGAACGCTTTATCCACGATTAAGCCGTCCAAATTTGGGCGGCGTTTTTTGATTTCGACAACCGCGGTAATCGGGCTTCGCAAACTCACGCCAGTCAGTGGAAAATGGAACTTAACCGAGAACGTCCGCCTAAATCAAAACGCTGATTTCTCCTAACCTGCACGCAAGTGCAATAAGTCCGCTAAATCTACCCGCTTCTCGTAGAGCGCTTTACCCACGATGACGCCGTCCAGATTTGGACGGCGTTTTTCGATTTCGGCCAAAGCCACCACGTCCTCACGCTTACTCACCCCCCCGCTGGCGATCACGTGCGCCGTAACCGCATGGGCTATCTCCTCCTGCGCCGCAAGATTTGGGCCCGTCAACATGCCGTCGGTGCCGATGTCGGTGTAGATGAGAGTCGAAACTCCAATCGCGTCCATACGCTTCGCCATCTCGATGGCATCAACACCCGTCGTGTCGACCCAGCCTTTGACCGCTACTTTTCCAGCCTTGGCATCGATCCCCACGGCAATGCGTTGGCCGAATTCCGCCACCAGCTCCGCGACAAAAGATTCACTTTCAGCCGCCCGAGTGCCCACCACTACCCGGCTCACACCGATTTCAAGCGCTCGCATGACCTTGGCGCGATCGCGCATGCCACCGCCCATTTGGACCTTCATGCCCGTCGCGACGATCGCTTCAATTTGCGCCAGATTGTGCGGTGATCCCGCGAAGGCCCCATCCAAGTCAACGACGTGCACCCATTCGCTGCCGGCGGCTTTGAACGTCGCGGCCACCTCGGCGGGATTGGTCGCATACACGGTTTCCTGATCGGCGCGGCCCTGGAGCAAACGCACGGCGCGACCGTTTTTGATATCAATGGCTGGGTAGATGGTCATATGGACTGAAAAAGGTTTCCGAGCCGGGATTCCGAATTCACGTTAGAGGAAAAGCAACGGTTCAATCATGTCCAAATCCTCTTACTCTCCCCCCGTATTTCTCACCGACCTCCTCGCCGCCCGCGCTCCTTCCGGCGATGAATTCGAATCCCAAGCCGTGTTCGACCGTTACGTCACCCCGGCGGCGGATACTTACCAGAAAGATGCGCTCGGCAACCGTATCGCCACGCTCAACCCGAAAGGGGATCCCGTGCTGATGCTCGCCGGTCACTTGGACGAGTTGGGTCTGCTTATCACCTACGTGAACCCGGAGGGATTTCTCTATTTCAACACCATCGGCGGCCACGACCGCGTGATGATCGCCGGGCGACGGGTGATTATTCGCACCGCCCAAGGGCCCGTGAGAGGGATCACGGGAAAGCGAGCGATTCACTTAATGAGCCCGGAGGATCGCAAGAAGGTCCCTGAAATTCATGAAATGTGGATCGACATCGGAGCGACCTCCAAAGCCGATGCATTGCAGCGTATCCGTATCGGCGATACCGTCACCTACGACCACGAGTTCGAACTTTTGCATGGCACAATTGGCACCGCCCGAGCGTTCGACAACAAAGCCGGGGCC is from Synoicihabitans lomoniglobus and encodes:
- a CDS encoding M42 family metallopeptidase, with translation MSKSSYSPPVFLTDLLAARAPSGDEFESQAVFDRYVTPAADTYQKDALGNRIATLNPKGDPVLMLAGHLDELGLLITYVNPEGFLYFNTIGGHDRVMIAGRRVIIRTAQGPVRGITGKRAIHLMSPEDRKKVPEIHEMWIDIGATSKADALQRIRIGDTVTYDHEFELLHGTIGTARAFDNKAGAYIVGETLIRLAAGKKKTAAQVVAVGTAQEEIGVRGATTSSYHVDPHIAIAVDVGHATDHPDCDNRKYGETKLGGGPIICRGPNINPLVYERLVKAARKAKIDYQLEADPRPTGTDARAIQMARGGVATGLISVPLRYMHTPSEMVDLADIEASVKLLVEFAKALKPGDYLHW
- a CDS encoding glycosyltransferase family 2 protein, producing MYSVVILTLNEAQRLPGCLASVAMCDDVVVLDSGSTDNTLEVAKAAGARIFSNPFQNFAQQRNHAHDRIPFRHPWLLHLDADERMTAELHAECMAWCPAPGVVGAWIAPKMLWRERWIRRCTDFPAWQARFVNPESFRFIEVGHGQREAPGTKLAYFQNNYLHDLSSEGVDGWLEKHRRYARVEAKEQFQATPLPWSDLVASDRLVRRRALKQLSYRLPLRSLARFVYQYILRQGFRDGRAGWEYCRLIARYEGFAQNELRALRRSRRSPQS
- the hisA gene encoding 1-(5-phosphoribosyl)-5-[(5-phosphoribosylamino)methylideneamino]imidazole-4-carboxamide isomerase, translated to MTIYPAIDIKNGRAVRLLQGRADQETVYATNPAEVAATFKAAGSEWVHVVDLDGAFAGSPHNLAQIEAIVATGMKVQMGGGMRDRAKVMRALEIGVSRVVVGTRAAESESFVAELVAEFGQRIAVGIDAKAGKVAVKGWVDTTGVDAIEMAKRMDAIGVSTLIYTDIGTDGMLTGPNLAAQEEIAHAVTAHVIASGGVSKREDVVALAEIEKRRPNLDGVIVGKALYEKRVDLADLLHLRAG
- a CDS encoding dihydrolipoyl dehydrogenase family protein — its product is MKTFDFIAIGGGSAGFNAARVAADLGKKVAVVDGAKTLGGLCILKGCMPSKTLLYATDVLHLAQHGRDFGLKIPSARVDMKRLHARKRAIIGEFADYRQQAMTSGKYSIFRESARFLDADTVELADGTKLRGKRFIIGTGSRVAVPPIPGLSDVDAWTSDDVLDLDHVPESVIVLGGGIVACELGQFLRRIGSRVVLIQRSPNILKDHSPAASEVVQQAFRDDGIDLHTDTKIESISRSARGISVRFRSSGRIVTRHAKHLFNALGRSPNTDGLDLEKAGVKLSDDGRIKTNRWQQTSQSHIYAGGDVCGPHDIVHLAVAQGELAARHAFGVKALKPIDPALLLNVVFTDPPLASIGIQESELQENNVPYAVATYPFDDHGKSILMNATRGYVKVIADRKRGRVLGAEIAGSQAGELIHCFSTPLAMKATVHDMLKAPWYHPTLAEILTYPLEDIAEQITAQ
- a CDS encoding glycosyltransferase family 4 protein, with protein sequence MTTNKIIFVNRVFWPAEDATAQLLYDLATGLAATGSTVEIVTASDGAESLSPASGAAIKIHRLDQNRMRTVGLLAKAMGYLRFALRAREAIKRIVRPGDRVVAMTDPPLLGPWLGQLARDRGAHMWHWSQDLYPEVALAIAPFGVFTKILGNVKGWRDREWRAATGVVAIGDDMATKIRARQVSPDKIQISGNWCPAGLNFADAVSQREAWNVSSDDFVVAYSGNLGRAHTLAPLVELAARFSEESAVKFLVIGQGPQKSRLEQRAEELKAVNCRFLPPAPRSDLGRNLAAADLHVITMRADCVGVVWPSKFYGIVAAGRPILFIGPADAEIAQIITREGLGIAVAENDFATAEDFIVSLRGDPNRQTMLRRRLNAFHRDLPGLAGAVASWQRWLTSPVSS
- a CDS encoding exopolysaccharide biosynthesis polyprenyl glycosylphosphotransferase, which codes for MSLPSIRSRRLPILLLLGLDTLVFVAVFNLSGWLRGIVGPERWIIEPLLVPLLFTITTLYLIDGYRTRTEMMSADYTSQHCLACLMAMLATLLVTFVAFPANYPLQGSRSVIAITFLVISGLTLTYRRSLHRWLHLDRGDRSVLFIGNSAACKEFREVCASNGMAEKIVCAVMEEQAPTKPIEHSDSLMRDYASVLTDIRSGKLRTEAIVLKESAFHMPLDLANQLTELYFRGVPTYTLELFYESYWRKIPLYRINHIWLFQEGFEMARSPIFGRMKRLFDVIAATTGLIIASPVLLAAALAIKLQDGSAVLFRQSRVGLHRQSFKIIKLRSMTDKPVLSGDNRYTQNDDPRITRIGGFLRKTRLDEVPQLWNVLKGDMSLIGPRAEWDELVKDYDETIPCYHFRHLVKPGITGWAQINYPYGANIDDTLRKLEYDLYYIRHFSFVMDAAIVLRTIHIMLFGKGK
- a CDS encoding FkbM family methyltransferase, which gives rise to MKQLIISFLDVFLAITHLEYLPVRVRSGIAAGAKWTLYPWSAYWRTGQEPEIHQAMENWDDLSGKVVWDLGAHFGIYSVGLARRTGPAGQVVAFEPNPFSFARLERHRRMNSLSWMKCINAAVTSQPGEIELLSYGTLRSTTTHLPYEGETVTAEAAPIKVKAVSLDQLVQSREIRLPNFIKVDVEGHAQSALEGARMSLAKTRPTLILAFHSQAEIDGTMSILKPLDYSLQILSETKSGDGSLIGKDVLFTPNPQSTVAN